The Mauremys reevesii isolate NIE-2019 linkage group 3, ASM1616193v1, whole genome shotgun sequence genomic sequence GACCGAGGCTTTCAGCTAATTCCTGTGTGGGAGATAATCCTATCCAATCACAGACAAGATTTTAGAGATGTTCATCAAATCAGCAGCAGTCTCAGAAATGCCTATGAAGTCCTAACTAACCAAAGTGTAGGTACATTGTTTGGAGAGGGATTAGCCAGTGCAGTGGATGAGGCCAGATCATTCATAGAGGAAATTAAGTCCTGGGAAGTCACTggggatgaagaacagctggtgAAATTGATCAATTTCAGACAAAAGCTGTCTGAAACAACTAAGAACTACAGTGCATGGATTAACATTTGCCTGTCGGATAAGGTGCTTCAAGATTTCCTAGAAAATACAGTTTCATGGTGCAAAGATTTGCCGGCACAGAATACTGTATACATTAAATCTTTGCTGCGCTGCCTTCTGGACCCTCATGTCTATTCAGTTAAGAATTTCCCCAAATCTTCCTCCATCATGAAGTGGATTTTTCATGAAGAAAAAAAGCAAcagaaaagtctctctctctctgaatttgcTGATTTTATTCAAATCCTACAGGAAATGAAGGATTACATACAGGAAGTTACTTATGACCCTAAGTCCTCTGCAGTAACAGTGCATGAAGCAAAGATAAAGGCCACCTTAAATGTGAGCTTAACTTTGTCTTCCTTTCTGCAGGCTTTAAGAGAGACAATGCAGACAGACATAGAGCTGTTATTACTCTCAGTTGCAACCAGCACAGGATACCGTGTGGACAGTAACACTTTTCAGTATCTCCTCGGGTGCCCAGAAATTAACTTCATgttaaaagaaatgcaaatggcACACGAGGAATATTTGAGTCACAGGGATCAAAATGtttccagagctcaggcttccCTGCTGTTGACAGGTCTGACAGTGACAGCTGAATTCAAAGATGTAACTCCGGAGGAGAAGAATAAACGTTTAACTTTTATGAAACATCACATGGGAAAATTACTCTGTGCTGAAATAGCAAATGTTCTTAGAAAGCACAGTGAACAGAATGATTGGGACATCCTGGAAAAAGACTTAAATTGCCTTTTAAATGGGGATTTTGAAGCTGCAAAGGATAATTTGCAGAAACAGGATATAATAAAAGAACTAGAAGACATCTGTCAAAGAGCAAAACCATCAAAATTAGAACCAAAAGTGCAATCTACTGATGCTGAAATATATGAACCTATTGAAAACCAAGAGTTCCTTAATTTAATTAAACGACTTGGACTTGAAAGGTACTATCCAAGGAAAATGGGGACAGACAGTTTTCATATAATTTACAAGACCTCTTTACATGACGGCGAGCCCAGCGCAGAGGATAAGCTgccattttattttttgcaaaagCTGTTAATGGTGGACTATCGGGTCAGGTATTTGGTTTGTAAGGATGacagtaaaacaaaacaagataTAACAAGGGCATTGAACACCACAGACAAAAAGAGTGAATCCTCAGATACATTTGATGACTTTTTTGATGATTTTAGTGAGGGAGCCAATGAATCTACTATAAATCAGGGACACGTGCACCCAATGGATATCCAGATGGCAATTTTTCATTGTGCAGATGATTTCATGAGACAATATGTTGCAACAAAGCTCGCTTTCTGCCAGTTTGCACTCCCGCTTCTGGTGCCAAATCCTTGTACTTCACAAATAGAATTCCCTCTTTGGTCCCTTAGCCAAGTTAAAAAGAGCTGGAAAAGTGCTGAGAAATCAGGAGTTGAGAGCACCattcaaaattataaaaacaaactgATTTATCAAGCAGATACACCTGTGGTGTCCTTCACACGGATTGGTAATTCGCCTCATTGTTCTAAGTCTCAGATCCTGAATGCTCTCCTGAGTAAGCACAAACATGACATTTTTTTCCACCGTCACTgtagaggcagcagcaaagattGTGTCCTGATGAACGGGGTTGTGGAAATCTCCTGGTACTGTTCAGGAGGAACTGATGATGACAGATTTAAGAACTGCGTCGCCTTCACAAACCTGCATGGGGATGCACGAGAGCACAAGCGGCAAGTCACATTTTTACAGGAGATCGCGTCTATAAATGTGGTTCTCTTGTCAGGTACAGATCAGAATGACAAAAGGGGAAAGCAAATTATCCGTGATCTCTGGCAATCTCAAAAGCCTTTGATCTGCCTTTTTGCTGAAAAAGAGAACATTGTGGCTGGTAAATCGAGCCAGAATGTAGGAATAGGCATCAAGAACAGAAATGAGGCAGAATTAATAGATGAAATAACAGCAACAATCAGAGATTTTCTGGCAGGCTCAGTTGCCACTTGTAGTCTTGATGCTTGTGTAAGAACTGCTCGCGAGCATGGCTTCCTCATTGACGAAGACAAGGAAGAGTGCAAGGAAGCCAAGTCAAAGGCACAGGCATTGATGGTCCTCTTGAAAAAGCATAGCTTAGCAAGCATGAAGGAAGAGCTATTGCCTCTTCAAGGAGAATTGTGGCACAGGTGGTGTAAGAAAGATAAGGAACTTACCCGCTTGCATGATAAAAAGAACAGAAGCATTGAACAGCACCGGAGCCAAATTGAATCAGATAAATATGCAATACGACGTGATCAATTAATTAGAGCATTCCCCCTCAATAACCTAATGAAGTCAGTGCTTGAATTTCTCCAATCACATCCAGAAGCCACCAAAAAATACTTCCTGCAATGGATGAAAGTATTTATGGATGAATTGTCCTCTGAGCGCCTTGCAGATCTTCACCAGAAATACCACAAATTATGGTCTGAAATATTgataaagaaaaaggaagaaaataagtTGAAAACTAGATTGCAAAATGATTTAGAAAATCTCTCAGCTGAGATAAATAATTCTACAATTGGCCTTGAACACATTTTGAGAGAGCTAGGTCAGATTTATGAAGCTCTGGATGCAATGGTCCAAAAGGATAAATGTTTTCTTGAATTACCTCAAATTGCAGCTGACCTGATGGTTTCAGGTTATCCCATCGAGCTGATGGACGGTGATGCTTCATACGTGCCATTAAAATGGGTCGGAGCAGTTTTTGACTCATTAATTGAGAAGCTAGGAGACAGAAAGGTGTTTGTTCTTTCAGTGCTTGGCATCCAGAGCACTGGAAAATCAACGTTACTGAATGCCATGTTTGGTCTTCAGTTTGCTGTCAGTTCAGGGAGATGCACCAGGGGAGCGTTCATGCAGCTGATTAAGGTGGATGAGAACCTCCAACAGGATCTGAACTTTGATTACATACTAGTTATTGATACGGAAGGGCTCCGGGCCATAGAGAGAGCCAATAAGTTGTCCCTTAATCATGATAACGAGCTAGCCACCTTCGTCATTGGGATTGGCAACATGACTGTGATCAATATTTTTGGTGAGAACCCTTCAGAAATGCAAGATATCCTGCAGATCGCTGTCCAGGCATTTCTGAGGATGAAGCAGATAAAGCTCTCCCCAAGCTGTTTGTTTGTGCACCAAAATGTTGGAGAATTAACTGCAAAAGAACAGAATATGGAAGGACGAAGACGCCTCCAGCAAAAGTTAGATGAAATGACAGTTACTGCAGCCCAGCAAGAGTTCTGTGATGTTACCTGCTTTAGTGACGTTATCCAATTTGACGTGAACACCCACATTCATTACTTTGCTCACCTCTGGGAAGGGAACCCACCAATGGCACCTCCAAACCCCGGCTACAGCCAAAATGTGCAGGAACTAAAGAGCAAGATTCTCATGGCTGCCAAAAAGGAATCTCAGGGCAGTGTTTTAAGGCTGTCGGGATTAAAAGTCCGAATCGGCAATTTGTGGAAATCTTTGTTAAATGAGAACTTTATTTTTAGCTTTAAGAACACGCTGGAGATTGCGGCCTACAACAGGTTAGAAACAATGTTTAGCCAGTGGACCTGGCAGCTGAGAAGTCACATGCTAGAGCTGCAGATAAAACTAAACAATCAAATCAGGAACAGAGAAATGCTCCATATCACCAGAGAAAGCCTTGAAGAAGGAGTTAAAGGAAAATACGGTGCCATCATGGATCAACTTGAAAAGTATTTCAGTGAAGACCCAGATGCTGCAATATTGATTCAATGGAAAGCAAGCACAGAAATTAAACTGAAAGATCTTAAAATGTCACTTATTGATGAAACTAAGAGGAAATCTGAAGACCTTATCAGACTAAGGAAGAACCAAAGCAAACTGGATGAAAGGAAGTCAGAATATGAAAACGAGCTATTCAAAAGGAGCAAACAGCTGGCTCTGTCATTAAAGGGCAAGAAATTGAGTGAAAATGAACTGAGAGAGAACTTTAACCACCTATGGGGAAAATGGGTCTATGAAGTGTCCTCTGATACCCCTCCTGCTGAGGAGCCTAACATCGGGGTTGATATAGAAAACATCCTGCTCGAGCGTTTTGACCCAAAGTCTGTTATAGCAGAAAAAATTAAGGCCGGTTCTAGCAAGAACAGGTTTTCCACTGATTTTTCAAAGCATATCACCATAAAGAGAGAATGGTATGGAGTGAAGAAGACTTTAGAGAAGTGTGATAGAGACACCATAGAGCAGGTTACAGGTCGCATCACACAGGGGGTCAAAGAAATGATCGATAGGAAAGAGCAGCAGAGACTGGATTACAATGCAAGTTACATTCACGAAATACTGAATAAAATAAGAGAAGAGGTGTACTCTGCAGCTCCTAACCCAAAGTACACATTTAATAATGATTACATAATAGATTTATCAGTATTTTTATGCAAAATGGCAGCAGAAAGGTTTAAAAACATGCACAGGGCATTTCAAAAAGCAAATGATCCAACTGTCTACCTGGAGAGTAAAAGAGAAGATTTCTTCAAGTGTTTTCAGATTTCCTGCCAAGGAGCAGCCTCCATCACAGCATTTGCTGATTTCTTATGCACCAAGCTTGCTGCAGCTCTCCGCCAGGCAGTCTATGACAAGTCTGCCATTGACATAGCCAGTGAGATGAAGTCTACACTTCCAGCTTTCAATGGGAACAGATTGAAACTAGAAAACTATATTCTCGTGTATCTGGCAGAGAAGGAAGACTTTAAGGAGTACAAGCGATACATTCAATCCCCAAAATACTTTTTGGAGGATTTTATCAAGCAGCATGTTGATGATTATTGCTTAGACAAGAACAATCCAAAACTGAAGAGTTTCCTAAACAATTCCCTTGATTCTTTCCATATTCTTGTCCTTTCAGCTATTCGCGACTCGACTGAAGTTACTAAAGAAAGAAGTGGCAATGTATCACTATGGCTGGATGAATTTTGCAAGAGACTGCTACAGCATTTAACCCTTCCAAGAAGTGATCTAAAAGGCATTGAACATCAGGAGGTAACAGACATAGAGTTTCTTAAAGAAGCAATGAGTAAAGCATTGGCTCCTTTGCTAGAAAATCTGAAAAAAGACTTTGCTGCCATTGATATGGGGCCATTTCAAAGAAAACCACAACAAATACTAGCTGAACAGCTCTCTGGATGCTGGGAGAAGTGTCCCTTTTGCAAAGCTGTTTGCACAAATACCATATGTAACCATGATGGAGATCACAGTGTCCCTTTCCATCGTCCTCAAGCTACAACTGGCATCCACTACTATAAAACAAATCATCTGGTTACTGACATTTGTTCTAGTCTTTTAGGAAGTGATTGCTTATTAGTGCTGAGGGATGGCCGTGAAATTCCATACAGGAATTATCGGGATGCAGGACCTCGTCATTCCAAGTGGAGCATCACACCTGATGCCTCTGTGCAGCCTTACTGGAAATGGTTTGTGTGTCATTTCAGGGCAGAGCTAGAGAGTCAGTACTGTGGGAAATTTGAAGGCAAAGGGGAGATCCCTTCTCAGTGGAAACAAATTACAAAAGAGGATGTCCTCTCTGAGCTGGAAAAGCAATTCTAAGTTAGTCAGAAGGAAAGATTCTAAGCCTGATAGCAAATTTGTTGTTCTTGTTTGAAAGTGTATGAAACAACTGTGTTTTCAAATTATTCTTGTGTTTTGATTTAGGGAGATCATCATCCAAGGTAAACTACATTTAATTCCTCACAGCACTCAGAGAAATGAGACTATTCATTCAGTGTACAGTAGTGTAGTTGCATCATTATAACATCAGAGCCGTGTAGCTTTCCCAAATACAGTGATCGAATGCACTTATGCGTATAAAGAGAAAAATTCCCTGCTGGGAGCATATTATGAAAGATTAACTTGCTCAGCAAGGAATAGCCAGATGAAGAGCAAAGAGAGGCCTTAGTAAATACCATTGTTATAAAAGGTTATGATCTGATGCCAATTTCCCTGTGAGAATTATCTTTGACTTTAACCCAACAAAAgcaggatattaaaaaaaaacaacaaccacccTGGAAGCCCTAAAACACAATGGTGAGATGGCATCAGACACCTGTCCTTTACTGGCAGCCTGCTTCAGAATGTGCCAGATTTGGTTCACAACAGAACGTCATAGAGGTGCATAACACATTTGGTGGGCTCCATCCTGCCCAGACAGCATGAAAACTAACTAAAGTGCAGAGGTATTTAATGCACACTgccttgtttgattttaaatgcACAATCTGGGTACAGTTACATTATGGCAAAcagttgtttttaattttataatgTTCTGgtatcgtagaatcatagaatctcagggttggaagggacctcaggaggtcatctagtcccattccctgctcaaagcaggaccaacaccagctaaatcatcccagccagggctttgtcaagccgggccttaaaaacctctaaggaaggagattccaccaccgccctagggaacccattccagtgcttcaccaccctcctagtgaaatagtttttcctaatatccaacctaaacctcccccactgcaacttgagaccattgctccttgttctgtatATCTGAATAGAGAAGTACTTTGTATGCAAGAACCATTTACTGTAACATTAAATGCCAATTTTTCATCATTGAAATATGGGAGCCTTGTTTATCTAaacttgtacacctctacctcgacatcacgctgtcctcgggagccaaaaaaatcttactgcgttataggtgaaaccgcgttatatcgaacttgctttgatccaaaGGAGTGTGCAGCCCACCTCcgcccccgagcactgctttaccgcgttatatcaggttgcgttatataggggtagaggtgtaatagcTGCAGTTAGCAGAAACTGTGTGTATCTGTTTGTTGACCAATGACCCTATCATATCTTGTGAGTGACTTTGCTATAGGCAGCACGACATTATAGCGGTATAAATATCGATGGGTGTATATTGCTTATTGGCTTGGAATGTGCATGGGGCAAGTAGCCGAACGTAAGTAACCGGGTTATTAAGCTTGCTGTGCTTATGGGCCTGTTGTATTGGTGTGAGGCCTTGTGGCAGTAGTTATGTTAAAGATGGAATTTTAGATGAAATGAGAACCCCAGAACACAAATTCTGCCCTCTCACTCTGGGAAGTTAAACAAATGACCATGAATGGGATAGTACATGGCAGGATTTTGAAAGAAGGGAGTTTTAGGGAGCGTTAGCAACCTGGTTGCTATGCAGGAACTAGGAAGTTGGACTCATTTATGTACTGGAATTATTAAGAGAGTATTAAGAAATGAATGATGTAGCTtattaatattaatgattaaGGTGAAGGTGAAGGTGAAGGTGTAGTTATAAAAACCCAAAAGGCCACATATGGATAATGGGCAGGTATCAATCTTATCTTATTATGGTCACGGAAGGTGGTCAATATGGTTATATAGCCAATAAGTCACATAAAGTTGGAATATAAAAGATCCTGTGTAGTGCCCTGTTTTGGGTTCTCTTGGACTCTTGAACTGGTATCAGCTGGATCTGTGGCCTTCTGAGGTGTTCCACTAACTGATTCTTCACCCCTGTAATCCTAACTTTTAGATTGCAAGTATGAAATGTGTTCATTAGCCCTGCAGCTTGCGGTATGTGGGTTGCTTATTTTGACAGGTTGATGCTGTTTAGTAATTTTGTGTAGTGCAATTATTTGATGTCTTTGTAAGGTTATAATTGTACCTAGGCAGATCTACTGCAGATCGCACCAATCCCTGAATGAAAGAGAGGAGTCTGAAATTTCTGTGTAGCTCACTTTGGGAAAGAACCTGTGTTCATTGTTAAAACCTATGCATGATTCCAATTAAACATTATCAATGTGAAAAATAATACAGTGTCATCATTTATTAGGGCTAtatattcataagaacataagaacataagaacggctgtaccgggtcagaccaaaggtccatctagcccagtatctgtctaccgacagtggccaataccaagtgccccagagggagtgaacctaacaggcaatgatcaagtgatcttcctcctgccatccatctccatcctctgacaaacagaggctagggacaccattcttacccatcctggctaatagccatttatggacttagccaccatgaatttatccagtccccttttaaaccctgttatagtcctagccttcacaacctcctcaggtaaggagttccacaagttgactgtgtgctgcgtgaagaagaacttccttttatttgttttaaacctgctgcatattaatttcagttggtgacccctagttctcatattatgggaataagtaaataacttttccttatccactttctcaacatcactcatgattttatatacctctatcatatcccctcttagtctcctcttttccaagctgaagagtcctagcctctttaatctttcctcgtatgggaccctctccaaacccctaatcattttagttgcccttttctgaaccttttctagtgctagaatatcttttttgaggtgaggagaccacatctgtacacagtatttgagatgtgggcgtaccatggattt encodes the following:
- the LOC120400120 gene encoding interferon-induced very large GTPase 1-like codes for the protein MSMGKEKPQNSAPGDAAEDELAKRLEAVGLSAEYWLPKLHKQLGVTSAQALKHLRYEDFLKLECDVQHTWEKQALQELRKTDSKATMKQLQEQRLEMLKKRQEQAKSALKELKEMQEKGRSRHEEAVRKKEEELRQAMDIAPEYWAPAEKPLKEVIENVHKQLDLLEESVSQSENLPDKEVLRRASGGLALQGIYKTNKLMEMVEKREQLIDIPEGFELFGPEQGPLFEKKEFASAEAESTFTRTMEKLGFSISVTAKGGFWGFSAETSTDYSSSSESEETHRSRLEHTYICTTKYSYIPLASCYFPKDQLRLSSAALQELKDMEQLLSHTPEPDKLNMLKSRGRRFFKRFGSHVNLGPLHLGGIFWWKASSEGFRAEQLDEVKKRTSDALSSYVGGSYSGFGLSIAAGVTASKSDSEASSQGRDRKQTQTEIQLFVTKTGGPPETHSLAEWQSGLVTSNKTWSVIDRGFQLIPVWEIILSNHRQDFRDVHQISSSLRNAYEVLTNQSVGTLFGEGLASAVDEARSFIEEIKSWEVTGDEEQLVKLINFRQKLSETTKNYSAWINICLSDKVLQDFLENTVSWCKDLPAQNTVYIKSLLRCLLDPHVYSVKNFPKSSSIMKWIFHEEKKQQKSLSLSEFADFIQILQEMKDYIQEVTYDPKSSAVTVHEAKIKATLNVSLTLSSFLQALRETMQTDIELLLLSVATSTGYRVDSNTFQYLLGCPEINFMLKEMQMAHEEYLSHRDQNVSRAQASLLLTGLTVTAEFKDVTPEEKNKRLTFMKHHMGKLLCAEIANVLRKHSEQNDWDILEKDLNCLLNGDFEAAKDNLQKQDIIKELEDICQRAKPSKLEPKVQSTDAEIYEPIENQEFLNLIKRLGLERYYPRKMGTDSFHIIYKTSLHDGEPSAEDKLPFYFLQKLLMVDYRVRYLVCKDDSKTKQDITRALNTTDKKSESSDTFDDFFDDFSEGANESTINQGHVHPMDIQMAIFHCADDFMRQYVATKLAFCQFALPLLVPNPCTSQIEFPLWSLSQVKKSWKSAEKSGVESTIQNYKNKLIYQADTPVVSFTRIGNSPHCSKSQILNALLSKHKHDIFFHRHCRGSSKDCVLMNGVVEISWYCSGGTDDDRFKNCVAFTNLHGDAREHKRQVTFLQEIASINVVLLSGTDQNDKRGKQIIRDLWQSQKPLICLFAEKENIVAGKSSQNVGIGIKNRNEAELIDEITATIRDFLAGSVATCSLDACVRTAREHGFLIDEDKEECKEAKSKAQALMVLLKKHSLASMKEELLPLQGELWHRWCKKDKELTRLHDKKNRSIEQHRSQIESDKYAIRRDQLIRAFPLNNLMKSVLEFLQSHPEATKKYFLQWMKVFMDELSSERLADLHQKYHKLWSEILIKKKEENKLKTRLQNDLENLSAEINNSTIGLEHILRELGQIYEALDAMVQKDKCFLELPQIAADLMVSGYPIELMDGDASYVPLKWVGAVFDSLIEKLGDRKVFVLSVLGIQSTGKSTLLNAMFGLQFAVSSGRCTRGAFMQLIKVDENLQQDLNFDYILVIDTEGLRAIERANKLSLNHDNELATFVIGIGNMTVINIFGENPSEMQDILQIAVQAFLRMKQIKLSPSCLFVHQNVGELTAKEQNMEGRRRLQQKLDEMTVTAAQQEFCDVTCFSDVIQFDVNTHIHYFAHLWEGNPPMAPPNPGYSQNVQELKSKILMAAKKESQGSVLRLSGLKVRIGNLWKSLLNENFIFSFKNTLEIAAYNRLETMFSQWTWQLRSHMLELQIKLNNQIRNREMLHITRESLEEGVKGKYGAIMDQLEKYFSEDPDAAILIQWKASTEIKLKDLKMSLIDETKRKSEDLIRLRKNQSKLDERKSEYENELFKRSKQLALSLKGKKLSENELRENFNHLWGKWVYEVSSDTPPAEEPNIGVDIENILLERFDPKSVIAEKIKAGSSKNRFSTDFSKHITIKREWYGVKKTLEKCDRDTIEQVTGRITQGVKEMIDRKEQQRLDYNASYIHEILNKIREEVYSAAPNPKYTFNNDYIIDLSVFLCKMAAERFKNMHRAFQKANDPTVYLESKREDFFKCFQISCQGAASITAFADFLCTKLAAALRQAVYDKSAIDIASEMKSTLPAFNGNRLKLENYILVYLAEKEDFKEYKRYIQSPKYFLEDFIKQHVDDYCLDKNNPKLKSFLNNSLDSFHILVLSAIRDSTEVTKERSGNVSLWLDEFCKRLLQHLTLPRSDLKGIEHQEVTDIEFLKEAMSKALAPLLENLKKDFAAIDMGPFQRKPQQILAEQLSGCWEKCPFCKAVCTNTICNHDGDHSVPFHRPQATTGIHYYKTNHLVTDICSSLLGSDCLLVLRDGREIPYRNYRDAGPRHSKWSITPDASVQPYWKWFVCHFRAELESQYCGKFEGKGEIPSQWKQITKEDVLSELEKQF